One Candidatus Synechococcus calcipolaris G9 genomic window carries:
- the ctpA gene encoding carboxyl-terminal processing protease CtpA, with translation MVNRLGDRWRRMGAFLALICTLMATGLIWSSPALALTAEQKLFNEAWRIVSQAYVDESFNGQDWWSVRQKALSQPLPDRPSTYTAIQKMLASLDDPFTRFLPPSQYRSLQTSTSGELTGVGLQISIDPATGILQIIAPIEGSPAAAAGLQPGDLILAIDQVPTQSLSLDEAAEKMRGPAGTVVTLNVARGSGDAAAQNLELTRSRIEINPVVAELRPQEDGHRLGYIRLTQFNGVATEEMAQALQKLERQGADRYVLDLRNNPGGLLQAGVDIAELWMEPGVVVYTVDRKGLLGSFNTTHQPLTKDPLVVLVNQGTASASEILAGALQDTGRAQLVGDRTFGKGSIQSLFDLSDGAGLAVTIAHYETPAHHNINKVGIEPDRTVSLRTPLGINEIASNADSQYQAAIGVLTDLEMVATGV, from the coding sequence ATGGTGAATCGATTGGGCGATCGCTGGCGGCGGATGGGTGCTTTCTTAGCCCTCATCTGTACCTTGATGGCGACGGGGTTAATATGGTCGTCCCCGGCCCTTGCCCTAACGGCGGAGCAAAAACTCTTTAATGAAGCCTGGCGAATCGTCAGCCAAGCCTACGTGGACGAGAGCTTTAATGGCCAGGATTGGTGGTCTGTGCGTCAAAAAGCCTTGAGCCAACCCCTGCCCGATCGTCCCTCCACCTATACCGCTATTCAAAAGATGTTGGCCAGCCTGGACGATCCCTTTACCCGCTTTTTACCACCCTCCCAATACCGCAGCTTACAAACCAGTACCAGTGGTGAACTCACCGGCGTGGGGCTGCAAATTAGCATCGATCCGGCCACGGGTATTCTGCAAATCATTGCCCCCATTGAAGGCTCACCCGCCGCCGCTGCTGGCCTGCAACCGGGCGATCTCATTCTTGCCATTGACCAAGTACCCACCCAAAGCCTCAGCCTGGATGAAGCTGCCGAAAAAATGCGTGGCCCTGCCGGAACCGTTGTCACCCTCAATGTTGCCCGTGGTTCTGGGGATGCCGCTGCCCAAAACCTGGAATTGACCCGTAGCCGTATTGAGATTAATCCCGTAGTTGCCGAACTGCGCCCCCAGGAGGATGGTCATCGACTCGGCTATATTCGCTTGACTCAGTTTAATGGCGTTGCCACAGAGGAAATGGCCCAGGCCTTGCAAAAACTGGAACGGCAAGGGGCCGATCGCTACGTTCTGGATTTACGCAATAATCCCGGCGGATTGCTCCAGGCAGGGGTGGATATTGCCGAACTGTGGATGGAGCCAGGGGTAGTAGTTTATACCGTGGATCGTAAGGGTCTCTTAGGTAGTTTTAATACCACTCACCAACCCCTCACCAAGGATCCCCTCGTGGTTTTGGTGAATCAGGGAACTGCCAGTGCCAGTGAAATTTTGGCGGGTGCTTTGCAAGATACGGGGCGGGCCCAATTGGTGGGCGATCGCACCTTTGGTAAGGGGTCAATTCAGTCCCTATTTGATCTATCCGATGGGGCGGGGTTGGCCGTCACCATTGCCCACTACGAAACGCCGGCCCACCACAATATCAACAAAGTCGGCATTGAACCCGATCGCACTGTTAGTTTAAGGACTCCCCTGGGAATTAACGAAATTGCCTCCAATGCTGATTCTCAATATCAAGCGGCGATCGGTGTTTTAACAGATTTGGAAATGGTTGCAACCGGGGTTTGA
- a CDS encoding serine/threonine protein kinase: protein MDALVDQVLGDRYRLTTLLGKQTGRRTYLAQDQGTGQQVVIKLLLFGPDFNWDDLKLFEREAEVLKSLDHPAIPRYLDYFDIETELGKGFGLVQTYIPAPSLQEWLNQGRHFSEEDLHRIARDLLDILIYLHGRFPPVIHRDIKPSNILLGDRSGHSPGSIYLVDFGSVQTSHQGGTRTIVGTYGYMPPEQFGGHTVPASDLYGLGATLIYLASGRSPDSLPQKQMRRLFQGYVSLRPSMVHWLETLTDPALEQRFSSASQALHALTSGLSTPKTAPQTTGKLTRPLGSTVQLRETPEVLEILIPPHGFHLGLIPIGFFAIAWNSFLVMWYSIAIASWSEFGWFAALFASGHLAVGLGLIWFILFTLFGQVRLRITKTDIRFRREMFGFPCSRGIQAPRYAIGQLEFNRQSRRKDSDGDIVQVNPHIILWAGTKKIELGENGRLKEPELEWLAERLSGWLKVQIKK, encoded by the coding sequence ATGGATGCTTTGGTGGATCAGGTTCTCGGCGATCGCTACCGGCTGACCACCCTTTTGGGAAAGCAAACGGGGCGACGCACCTATTTAGCCCAAGATCAGGGCACGGGGCAACAGGTCGTCATAAAATTACTCCTCTTCGGCCCGGATTTCAATTGGGATGATCTGAAACTGTTTGAACGGGAAGCCGAGGTTCTTAAGTCCTTAGATCACCCAGCCATTCCTCGCTACCTAGACTATTTTGATATTGAAACCGAGTTAGGGAAAGGATTTGGCTTGGTTCAGACCTATATTCCGGCTCCATCGCTCCAGGAATGGCTGAACCAAGGGCGACATTTTTCTGAGGAGGATCTGCACCGGATTGCCAGGGATTTACTGGATATTTTGATCTATCTCCATGGCCGCTTTCCCCCCGTCATCCATCGGGATATTAAACCCAGTAATATTCTCCTGGGCGATCGCAGTGGCCACAGCCCTGGCAGTATTTATTTGGTTGATTTTGGTTCGGTTCAGACCAGTCATCAGGGGGGAACCCGTACCATTGTCGGCACCTATGGCTATATGCCGCCGGAGCAGTTTGGTGGCCACACCGTACCCGCCTCGGATTTGTATGGTTTGGGGGCAACCTTGATTTATCTGGCCAGTGGCCGCTCTCCCGATTCCCTACCGCAAAAACAAATGCGGCGACTCTTTCAGGGTTATGTGTCCTTGCGGCCCTCCATGGTTCACTGGTTAGAAACCCTCACGGATCCGGCCCTAGAGCAACGATTTTCCTCCGCAAGCCAAGCCCTCCATGCCCTGACTTCTGGTCTATCTACCCCAAAAACAGCCCCCCAAACCACTGGAAAACTCACTCGTCCCCTTGGCTCTACGGTGCAGTTGCGGGAAACCCCGGAGGTTCTAGAAATTTTGATTCCGCCCCATGGGTTTCATCTAGGTTTAATTCCCATTGGCTTCTTTGCGATCGCCTGGAATTCTTTTTTAGTGATGTGGTATAGCATTGCCATTGCCAGTTGGAGTGAGTTTGGTTGGTTTGCGGCCCTATTTGCGTCGGGTCATCTGGCGGTTGGTCTCGGCTTAATTTGGTTCATTCTTTTTACATTATTTGGCCAAGTGCGGCTGCGCATCACCAAAACCGATATTCGATTCCGCCGTGAGATGTTTGGTTTTCCCTGCTCTAGGGGGATCCAAGCACCCCGTTACGCCATTGGTCAACTAGAATTTAACCGTCAATCCAGACGCAAAGACAGTGATGGCGATATTGTCCAGGTGAATCCCCATATTATTTTGTGGGCTGGAACGAAGAAAATTGAACTAGGGGAAAATGGACGCTTAAAGGAACCGGAATTGGAATGGTTAGCTGAGCGTCTCAGTGGTTGGCTAAAAGTCCAAATCAAAAAATAA
- a CDS encoding histidinol-phosphate transaminase, which produces MLGFIRPELQELVAYATPPEQSTDNLPEQVDYLDTNEFPLDLPPELKQKLAHIYTEIVLANRYPDSGQFYLKQAIATYVNEQLPPHQSLTTASISVGSGSDELIRSILLATCVNGQGSILVAEPTFSMYAILAQSLGIPVERVGRDEDAFAVDLKAAQGIIEQGSVRVVFMLQPNSPTGNALTAAEVAWLETLPAHILVVIDEAYFEFCGQSLVARLADHPNWLILRTFSKALRLAAHRVGYGLAQPELIAILEKLRLPYNLSAYSQVAAQFALDHRQALLGDIPQVLAERDRLYQSLKSIPQVRVWPSVGNFLFLRLGEPEKATALRDTLQHQGTLVRAIADGIRLSVGTPAENDRLLTRINEYFASP; this is translated from the coding sequence ATGCTGGGGTTTATTCGTCCCGAATTACAGGAATTAGTGGCTTACGCTACGCCCCCTGAGCAAAGCACCGATAACTTACCGGAACAGGTAGACTATCTGGATACCAACGAGTTTCCCCTAGATTTACCACCGGAACTGAAACAAAAACTTGCCCACATCTATACAGAAATCGTACTGGCGAATCGCTACCCTGACAGTGGTCAGTTTTACCTGAAGCAGGCGATCGCCACCTATGTTAATGAACAATTACCACCCCATCAGTCCCTCACCACCGCATCTATTTCCGTGGGTAGTGGCTCCGATGAACTGATCCGTTCCATTTTGCTGGCCACCTGTGTGAATGGTCAGGGGTCAATTTTAGTGGCGGAACCAACGTTTTCGATGTATGCGATTCTTGCCCAGTCCCTTGGCATTCCGGTGGAACGGGTGGGCCGGGATGAAGATGCCTTTGCTGTTGACCTAAAGGCGGCCCAAGGAATCATTGAGCAGGGATCGGTGCGGGTTGTTTTTATGCTTCAGCCCAATTCCCCCACGGGCAATGCCTTAACTGCCGCAGAGGTTGCCTGGCTAGAAACCCTACCAGCCCATATCTTAGTGGTTATTGATGAGGCCTACTTTGAGTTTTGTGGTCAGTCCTTGGTTGCTCGACTGGCGGATCATCCCAATTGGTTGATTCTACGGACATTTTCTAAGGCCCTTCGCTTGGCGGCCCATCGAGTCGGCTATGGCCTTGCCCAGCCAGAACTGATCGCCATTCTGGAAAAGTTACGGTTGCCCTATAATTTATCGGCCTATTCCCAGGTGGCCGCCCAGTTTGCCCTAGACCATCGCCAAGCCCTTTTAGGGGATATTCCCCAGGTGTTGGCCGAGCGCGATCGCCTCTACCAGTCCCTAAAAAGCATACCCCAGGTGCGGGTTTGGCCCAGTGTGGGTAATTTTTTGTTTCTGCGCCTAGGGGAACCGGAGAAGGCAACGGCCCTACGGGATACCCTGCAACACCAAGGTACCCTGGTGCGGGCGATCGCCGATGGGATTCGACTCAGTGTTGGCACACCTGCCGAAAATGATCGTCTCCTAACGCGGATAAACGAGTATTTTGCTAGTCCTTAG
- a CDS encoding J domain-containing protein, with translation MASTDFKDYYQILGVAKTATEKEIRTAFKRLARKYHPDLNPGDLSAEEKFKEINEAHEVLSDPEKRQKYDQFGRYWQQASPDAGTPGSGFGFDVGGFNVSGFDGDFSRYANFDEFINELLGNFAGQGAAPGGTWGASPYGSSSTGVPGSDIEGDVRLSFPEAFQGTEKQFQIGTEKVTVRIPAGVKPGSRIRLKGKGNVNPLGQVRGDLYLKVILEPHPLFRFEDEQLVFDLPLAADEAALGTQLDIPTPSGTVKLNIPSGTKSGQLLRLKGKGWPQAKGVQGDLIAKIQIVPPKPLSEPERELYEKLSHLRTMDPRAQMPKVF, from the coding sequence ATGGCAAGTACTGATTTCAAAGACTACTATCAAATTCTGGGGGTAGCCAAAACTGCCACAGAAAAGGAAATTCGCACTGCCTTTAAGCGTCTAGCTCGCAAATATCATCCAGACCTCAATCCTGGCGATCTCAGTGCGGAGGAGAAATTCAAAGAGATTAATGAAGCCCACGAGGTTCTATCAGACCCAGAGAAACGGCAAAAGTACGATCAATTCGGTCGCTATTGGCAGCAGGCTAGTCCCGATGCCGGAACCCCAGGTTCGGGTTTTGGCTTTGATGTCGGCGGCTTTAATGTCAGTGGCTTTGATGGCGATTTTAGCCGTTATGCCAACTTCGATGAATTTATTAACGAACTCCTAGGAAATTTTGCCGGACAAGGGGCTGCGCCGGGGGGGACGTGGGGAGCTAGTCCCTATGGCAGTTCAAGTACGGGGGTTCCTGGCAGTGATATTGAGGGCGATGTGCGTTTATCCTTTCCAGAGGCCTTCCAAGGAACGGAAAAACAGTTTCAGATTGGTACGGAAAAAGTAACGGTTCGCATCCCCGCAGGGGTAAAACCCGGTAGTCGCATTCGCCTCAAGGGTAAAGGCAATGTCAATCCCCTCGGCCAAGTTCGCGGCGATCTGTACTTAAAGGTGATCTTGGAACCCCACCCCCTTTTTCGCTTTGAGGATGAGCAACTGGTCTTTGATTTACCCCTCGCTGCCGATGAAGCGGCCCTAGGAACCCAACTGGATATCCCCACCCCCAGCGGCACAGTCAAGCTCAATATTCCCAGCGGTACAAAATCAGGGCAATTGCTGCGACTAAAGGGCAAGGGCTGGCCCCAAGCCAAAGGTGTTCAAGGGGATCTCATTGCCAAAATTCAAATTGTTCCCCCCAAACCTCTATCGGAACCGGAACGGGAACTCTACGAAAAACTGAGCCACCTACGCACAATGGATCCTCGGGCCCAGATGCCCAAGGTGTTTTAG